The Persephonella sp. IF05-L8 genome contains a region encoding:
- a CDS encoding MATE family efflux transporter → MKKQIIKIAIPAAIHNLIDTLQLLVDIFMVGKLSPAAVAAVGLSGQLIVLIYSFISVFYVGINAIASRYYGAKDLKNFKRVSFNAGVFALVSSLPITFLTLIWNTQFFQIMGTSQKVQILGKEYLDILSFSIPALFIGAVLYSTLAASGDTKTPLKIAIFSNIINVVLNYCLIFGNCGFPALEVKGAALASTISYILEVLIYLIVVLKRNQIKIEFSKEINKKVLKIGIPAGIEKFISFGSFLVFVKIIAAYGTAVLAGYQIGLRIESIAFMPGIGFSTAAMVLVGQYIGAKKVHLAEKSATETLKIAAIFMGLVGIFMVIFAEDLMKIFTSDKDTIQYGAIYLKIVGISQVPLAVDFVLNGALKGAGATKLLMIFNNLSFWLFRIIPSFIVYKIGFGIEIIYLIMIGETFIKGFLLWIIFKKGSWKEIKI, encoded by the coding sequence ATGAAAAAGCAGATAATAAAAATAGCAATACCTGCAGCAATTCATAATTTAATAGACACCCTTCAGCTCCTTGTTGATATATTTATGGTCGGAAAACTTTCCCCTGCAGCCGTTGCTGCTGTAGGTTTGTCAGGCCAGCTTATAGTTTTAATCTACTCTTTTATATCCGTTTTTTATGTAGGTATAAATGCAATTGCTTCCAGATACTACGGAGCAAAAGATTTAAAAAACTTCAAAAGGGTATCTTTTAATGCCGGAGTATTTGCTTTAGTAAGCTCCTTGCCAATAACATTTTTGACACTAATCTGGAACACACAATTTTTTCAAATTATGGGAACTTCCCAAAAGGTTCAGATTTTAGGAAAGGAGTATCTGGATATTTTATCTTTCTCTATTCCTGCACTTTTTATAGGTGCTGTTTTATATAGCACTCTGGCAGCTTCAGGGGATACAAAAACGCCGCTGAAAATAGCTATTTTCTCAAATATTATTAATGTGGTTTTGAATTACTGCCTGATTTTTGGAAATTGTGGATTTCCAGCATTAGAGGTTAAAGGTGCTGCTCTTGCGTCTACGATAAGTTATATATTAGAAGTTTTGATTTATTTAATAGTTGTTTTAAAAAGAAACCAGATAAAAATAGAATTTTCAAAAGAGATTAATAAAAAGGTTTTAAAAATAGGAATTCCTGCAGGTATAGAAAAATTTATTTCTTTTGGTTCATTTTTGGTTTTTGTAAAAATTATTGCAGCTTATGGAACAGCCGTTTTGGCAGGATATCAGATAGGGCTCAGGATTGAGAGTATTGCATTCATGCCAGGAATTGGATTTTCCACAGCTGCAATGGTTCTGGTAGGTCAGTATATTGGAGCCAAAAAAGTTCATTTAGCAGAAAAAAGTGCAACAGAAACCCTTAAAATAGCAGCAATATTTATGGGGCTTGTTGGGATTTTTATGGTAATTTTTGCTGAAGATTTAATGAAAATCTTTACTTCTGATAAAGATACTATCCAGTATGGAGCAATATATCTAAAAATAGTAGGTATTTCACAGGTTCCTTTAGCAGTAGATTTTGTGTTAAACGGAGCATTAAAAGGAGCTGGAGCTACCAAATTACTAATGATTTTTAATAATCTGTCTTTCTGGCTATTTAGAATAATACCTTCTTTTATTGTATATAAAATTGGTTTTGGAATAGAAATTATTTACTTAATAATGATTGGAGAAACTTTTATAAAAGGATTTTTATTGTGGATTATCTTCAAGAAAGGAAGTTGGAAGGAAATAAAAATTTAA